In Haemophilus parainfluenzae, the sequence AAATGCACCTGGCGGAAGAATAAAGAGTAAAAAGCTGCTATCCGTTTGGTAAATATGTAATGTAAGGAATTTCGCACCTTGGCCAAATAAGTTTTCAATGCCCTCAAAAAGGGTACCTTGACCTAAGATTTCACGTAACGCACCTAATACGGTGATACTTAATGCCATGCCTAATCCCATTGAAAAACCATCCCAGGCAGCATGTGCAACGCTATTTTTAGAGGCAAAGGCTTCTGCACGACCAATCACAATACAATTGGTCACGATTAAAGGAATAAAAATCCCGAGTGCTTGATAGAGTGTATAGGTGTAAGCATTCATCAATAATTGCACCACGGTTACAGTGGTCGCAATAATCATCACATAAATTGGAATGCGAATATCATGAGGAATTTGCTTACGAAAGAGCGAAACAACTGTATTGGTGCAAGTTAAAACCAACATAGTCGCAAGCCCTAAACCTAAGGCATTTGTTGCAGTACTCGAAACAGCTAAGAGCGGACAAAGCCCCAATAATTGCACGAGGGTTGAGTTGTTTTTCCATACGCCCTGAATAAAGATTTCTTTCCAAACAGAAGGCGTTTGCGTTATTTCTTCTGAATTTTCAACCGCACTTTGCTCATCAAGTGCGGTCGTTTTTTCGGTTAAATCAGTCATAATAAATATCCTATTGCGCGTATTTTTTTGCCATCTCGTTGAGTAATGCTTCATTTTCAAGCATCACGAGAGCAGAGCGTTTTACTTGATTCACAATCGCGCGTGGCGTAATGGTTGCGCCAGAAAATTGATCAAATTTACCGCCATCTTTTTTGACCGCCCAATCTTTTAGGCTTTCCGGTACGATAACTTGGTTCGTAAAACTCAAAATCCAGTCAGAAATGCGAAGTTCGATTTTATCGCCCAATCCTGGGGTTTCATGATGTTCGATGACACGCACACCTAAAACTTCACCTTTTGGTGTCATCCCCACTAATAAACGGATATTCCCTGAATAACCATCTGGCGCAGTGGTTTCATAAGCATAGGCTGTTGGCACATGATCTTTGATCGCAAAATAGACTTTTTGAATACCTTTGAGTTTATCTTGATCAGGCGTCTCCACACTTTCAAGCAAGCTATTATTAAAGTAATTTTGAGGGATTACTTGGAGCAATAAGGCTTTTTGGTGTTCAGCCATGGCTTCATCAATTTTATCTTTTGTTAGCATATAAATGCCCGCAGAAACTGCTGTACAAAGCAATGCGATGAAACCTAATAAAAGACCAAAACGGGAGGTGACTTTAAAAATACCCATTATTTACTCCCTTTTGCAAAGTGTCCCGCTACACGAGGGCGGGTATAGTGATCGATAAGTGGTACACCAATATTACTTAACAAAATCGCAAATGCCACGCCGTCAGGGTAGTTTCCAAAGTAACGAATGAGGTAAACCAATAATCCGACCAAAGTACCAAATACAAGCTTACCACGAGGTGTAATTGAAGCTGTGACAGGGTCAGTCGCAATAAAGAACGCGCCAAACATCATGGCACCGCTAAAGAGCTGGCTAATCATACTTAAATGATGATGACCTGACATCGCAGTGATTGTTGCTAAGGTCACAAAGGTCACGAGCATTGAAGCGGGAATTTGCCAGTGAATTTTTTTCTTTAAGATTAATACAATCCCACCAAGCATAAAGGCAAGATTAACTTGCCACCAACCTTCAGCAAAGTCAGTTCCGTTTTGTAATAAAATTGGTAATTTTACAAAATCATGGAATACGCTTTCATCGCCCTGATGCAAGTTATAAAAGATTTTAGCACTGTCTAATGGCGTCGCTTGTGTAATTCCATCAATGGAATGGACAAGTTGGCTTAAGCTAAAACCGTCAGTGGTTAAGCCTGTGAAAATTAAAGAAAGAGAATCCGCAAATGTTGGGGGTTCATTCAATAATGAAATCGGTGGCATCCAACTTGTCATTTGTAGTGGGAAAGAAATCAATAGCACCACATAACCCACCATTGCCGGATTAAATGGGTTTTGTCCCAAGCCACCGTAAACGTGTTTGCCTAGAATAACAGCGGAAAGCGTACCAATTAAAATCACCCAATAAGGTGCATAAGGCGGAATCGCCATCGCTAAAATTAAGGCAGTAAGCACCACACTAAAATCTGAAATATAGACCAGGTTTGGCTTATTGCGCAATTTGGTCACAATAAACTCAAGCACTAATGCGAAAGAAATAGCCAAAGCGGATTGCACCAAAACACCCATTCCAAAATAATAAATCTGCGTGAGCAGAGCAGGCAGCATGGCTGCAATCACCCATAACATAATACGGGCGGTTAATTTGCCTGAATGGGTATGAGGCGAACTCTCCATTTTCTTAAACATAATCTTTTCCTGCGTTATTCTGTTTCTTTGGCCGCTTCAGCAGCCGCTTTTTTTGCTTTAGCTCTTGCTATGGCTGCTGCGATAGCGGCTTTTTTCGGATCAAGTGCGGTTGGGTTTTCATCCGTTTTTTCGACCGCACTTTCAGTTTCATTTGTTGTAACTGCTTCACTTTGAGCGGCAGCTTTCTTGGCTTTAGCTCTCGCAATGGCTGCAGCTACCGCGGCTTTTTTCGGGTCAAGTGCAGTTGGATTTTCATCTGTTTTTTCTACCGTGCTTTCAGTTTCATTTGTTGTAACTGCTTCACTTTGAGCGGCAGCTTTCTTAGCTTTAGCTCTCGCAATGGCTGCTGCGATAGCGGCTTTTTTCGGATCAAGTGCAGTTGGATTTTCATCTGTTTTTTCTACCGTGCTTTCAGTTTCATTTGTTGTAACTGCTTCACTTTGAGCGGCAGCTTTCTTAGCTTTGGCTCTCGCAATGGCTGCTGCGATAGCGGCTTTTTTCGGATCAAGTACGGTTGGATTTTCATCTGTTTTTTCGACCACGCTTTCAGTTGCATTTATCGCAACTGTTTCACCTTGAGCGGCAGCTTTCTTGGCTTTCGCTCTTGCTAGAGCTGCAGCAACAGCTGCTTTCTTCGCCTCTTTTTCGTCAGTTTGTGACGTTGTTGCATCTGTCACAGTGCCTGTATCTGCTTGCGCTTGTTGTTTAGCAAGACGGCGAGCTTTACGTTGCTCCATAAGCTCATGGTTATCCGGTAAGATTTCACCTTTCTCAGATACAATAGTTTTTGTTTCTTTATTTGCTGCTGAACCCGCTTGTTTTATTTTCAAGCGTTCTAATGCTGCTTTAACAGGGTCTTCACCTTTTTGTTTTGCAAGTTCTTCACGGCGAGCTTCTGCAGCACGTTGTGAACGAGCTTTACGCTCTTGTTCTTCACGCTCCATACGAGCTTGTTTTGCTTCAAAACGGATTTTGGCTTCTTCAGCTTTTTTCGCTTTTTCTTTAATTTCCCAAATTTTAGCTTTTTCTTGTCGGAAATATTGAATAAGCGGAATATGGCTTGGGCAAACATAAGCACACACGCCACATTCAATACAATCTTTTAAGCTGTATTCTTCAGATTTTTGGTGATCTTCACTGCGAGCATACCAATAAAGTTGCTGTGGCATTAAATTAACAGGGCAGGCATCGGAACAAGCAGAGCAGCGGATACAAGATTGCTCCGGTTCGGGTTCACCATATTCAAAATGATCTGGCGCCAACAAGCAGTTAATCAATTTTGTGACAGGCGCATTGAGATCTGAAAGTTGCAATCCCATCATCGGTCCACCTGCGAAAACAGGAAAACGTTCGTCATATTGATAGCCAACTTGCGCTAATAAGTGGTCAACTGGTGTACCTAAGCGAACCCAGTAGTTGCCTTTCTCGGAAATTTTATCACCCGTAAGCGTAACAACACGCTCAATTAAGGGTTCGTCATTAATGACCGCTCTTTTGATCGCAAAAGCTGTGCCGACATTATGCATTAATACGCCAATATCGTAAGAACGTCCGCCACTTGGTACTTCCATGCCGGTAAGCAAATAAATCAGCTGTTTGGCTGCACCGGATGGATATTTAGTCGGAATAACGCGCAATTCAATGTCATTTGCACCATGTAGTGATTGTTGAATAGCCTGAATCGCCTCAGGTTTATTGTCTTCAACTGCAATCACCACTTTTTCAGGGCGTAGGATATAACGTAAGATACGAATCCCTTCGATCATTTCATCCGTGTAATCGCGCATTAAGCGGTCATCACAGGTAATATAGGGTTCACATTCTGCGCCGTTAATAATTAAGAGTTTAACTTTCTTTTCAGCCGATTGGATTTTGGCGGCAGTCGGGAATACTGCACCACCTAAACCAGCAACCCCCGCTTGGTAAATACGATCAATAAGTTGTTCGACAGGTTGTGTGAAAAATTCTTCAAGTGGAAATTGCTCACGCCATTTATCCAAACCATCCGCTTGAATATGAATCATGTCCTCGGTTAAACCAGAAGGATGCGGTGCGACGTGTTCTCCGATAAATTTTACCGTACCAGAAGTAGGAGCATGAACAGGCAAGGTTCTTAAGCCATCACCTTGTGTTAGAGGTTGGCCTTTAAGGACATAATCACCTTCTTTAACTAATACATTACCCGCAGAACCAGCATGCTGTTTAATGGGGACATAAAAGTCATGAGCAAGTTCTGATTGCTGAATTGGGGACTGGTTTGATTGAGATTTCATTTCAGGTGGATGAATACCGCCTTTAAAATCCCAAATCTTGCCGGATTTAAATCTCGTTAATACATCAGCCATGTGATTCCGACTCCCCAACCACTAATTTTTTCTCGATTTCTGTGGTATTTACAACCGGAATGACTAATTTAGGATCAAACTTCCAGTCCCAATTATCAATATCTTTTTTCACTTTAATCATGGAAATACAATCTGTCGGACAAGGTGCCACACAAAGTTCACATCCAGTACAGAGATCAGGAATAATAGTATGCATGGCTTTGTTTGTACCGATAATGGCATCAACAGGGCAGGCTTGAATACATTTAGTACAGCCAATACACATATTTTCATTAATAAAGGCAACCATTTCTTCTGGTTCAGCGACATCATCCATTGCAGGTACATCAACACCCATGATTTCGGCAATTTTTACTACCGTAGGACGACCGCCAGGCACACATTTTGTGATAACGTCACCATTGGCAATCGCTTCGGCATAAGGCTTGCAACCAGGATAGCCGCATTGCCCACATTGGCTTTGCGGTAAGATGGCATCAATTTTTTCGACGATAGGATCAGCTTTGACTTTTAATTTAATCGAAGCAACACCTAAAATCGCACCAAAAATTAAAGCGAGAACGGTTACTGAAATTAAGATAAACATTATTTTTTAGTGTTATTCCAAAATAAGCCGAGAAAAATCACTGTCACAGTAATAAACATTAAGAGATAAATCATTTTACTAACCCGGCGAAGCCCATAAAGGCAAGAGACATCAAACCGGCCGTAATTAACGCAATAGACGAGCCACGAAACGTAATGGGTACATCTGCAGCAACTAAACGTTCACGTAAGGCCGCAAATAAAACTAAAACTAACCCGAAACCTAAAGACGCACCAAAACCATAAATAACAGATTCTGTTAAATTGTGTGCCAAATTCACGTTTAATAATGCCACACCAAGTACTGCACAGTTTGTGGTAATCAGCGGTAAGAAAATCCCTAATAAGCGATAAAGAGATGGGCTTGTTTTATTGATCACCATTTCGGTAAATTGAACCACAACGGCAATCACTAAAATGAAGACTAACGTGCGCAAGAATGTGGCGTTTAGCGGCATTAAAATATAATTATCGATTAAATAAGAACACAGTGATGCTACAGTTAATACAAATGTCGTAGCAAGCCCCATACCAATCGCCGTTTCAATCTTTTTGGACACGCCCATAAATGGACAAAGTCCTAAGAATTTGACCAAAACAAAGTTATTGATTAATGCGGTGCTGATAATGAGTAGAATGTAATGTGTCATTGCGTCTAAATTTATTTTACATAAGTGGCGTATTATCTCTATTTATCGCACTGAGAACAATAAAAAATTTGGGTTAGTGCGGTCAGTTTTTCCTTTGTTTTTTTTATTTGCTAGTTGGTTCTTTCTGGCTATGTTGGAAATAGCGATACAGCTGCGGCAGCAATTGAGAAATCAGGTTAAGCTGCTGATATGGTAACGCAAAAGCCATATCTGCTTTAGTTTGATTGTCATCCAACTGAATTTCTTTTAGGCTTTGCTCAATATTACCTTGTAATTTGGCAAAGATTTCAGGACGAAGCTTTTCAATATTTTCCAGCGTATATAAAACCTTTTTCGCGACAGGATAAAAGTCTGCTAAAAATTCTGTAGTTTGCTGTAACTGCGTCATTTTATAGCGATATGCCCCTAAAGCAGAAATATAACTCAACAGAGAATAATTCATTTTTAGCAGGTCAAAACCTTCCTGCAAATAGGCTTGATATTTCTTCGGCTCATTATTCATATTGGAAAGCGTTGTACTCAATGCTGCCGCATATTGATGAGCATTACGGCGTGCAATACGGTATTTCAAATCATCGCTTTTACCAAATTGTAGTTGGCTGATGATGTGCAATAAATATTGTGCATCACTTTGAATCGCTTGGCGACTCACTTTATCGAGTTGCAGATATTTCCAATCCGGCCATAAATAAGAAACCGCAAACCATGCAATGACTGAACCTAATACGGTATCAATGAGACGAGGGAAGAGCGCCGCCTGAGTATCAAATCCCATCACATCAAAGCTGATCAACACTTGCAGCGTAATAAAGAACGTGGAGAAACTGTAATTATTACTTCGGAAGAAGAAAAAGAGCGTACTGGTCACTACCATTAAGCCAAGTTTCATCTCTAATGTAGGATTGAGGTAAGGCAATAAGGAGCCAATAATTACCCCTAAAATTGTGCCTACAATACGCTGACGTAATCGCACTTTCGTCGCCGAATAGTTTGGTTGACACACAAATACGGCTGTAAGTAAAATCCAGTACCCCAAATTAAATTGGAAAAATTCAACAATGGAGCAACATAAAAACACCACGATAGACAAACGTATAGCATGACGGAAAAGTGGTGATTCAAAGGTAAAATTACTTCCGATAACAGACAGAATATTTTTTAATCCTGTGATTTGCTCTGTATGGATTTGTGCCGTTTGATCATTTTCACTGGTTTCTTGTTCAAGCTGACGCAATTGCCAGTTAATACTTTTCAGGTTATCAATCAGTGTTTGAAGGGCGAGCAAAACATTGTTTTGTTCAGCGTGTTCTTTGCTATAAAGCTCAAAAGATTGAATTGTGCCCATTAATGCTTTTTCTACGCGAATATTATAGTGATAAGGCGTATTTTGACGCAGACAAACCGTAATATCATGACAAGCTTGCGCTTGTAATTCGAGCAAGCGCTGAATGCGGAAAATTAAATCTGTGTTTTTGAGTTGCTCTGCAATTTGTCGATAATCAAAATGTGTAGAATTTGCACGCTCATGAATGTCTTGCGCCGCAAAATAATAGCGAATCATACGTTGTGTACGAGCATGACGATGTTGTCCACGAATACGATAGAAAAGTGCTGTTCTGGCTTGGTTAAAGGCATCCACCACATTGGTGTTTTTCATCGCAAAATTGAGGTGTTTTTTCTCGATTTCATCAATTTCATCAGGATCAAAAAACTCTGATTTGGCATCTAGATAATTGCCTAAAGCACAAAAAGCTTTCGCGACACTCTCTTGCACAGGGCGGTTTGGGAAAAAGAGGTAAACGATGATGGTCACAATGCTATAGAGCAAGGTGCCTAATAAAATCATTACAGGATTAATAAACCAACTTGCAGAATTATCCGGTGCATAAGTGAGGGTAGTATAAATGGCTACCACCAGTGTACCAAAAGCAATAGTGCGATAACGTTCACCTACAGCGCCAACCATCGTAAATAAAAAAGTGATGATGGTCATCAACAATACATATTGGATGGGTTGACCAATATTAAGCTGAACGATGAAGGTTGAAATAGAAAAGGCAATTAATGTGTAAAAGATATTTTTTAATCGTCCAGTGAGGCGATTATCTAAATCCACTAAACCGCCTGCAATAATCCCTAAAATTAAGGGCATAGATTGCGTAGAAATATCAAAAAACCAGACGCCGAACGCTGCAATATTCACTGCAATAAAAATAGGTATTGAAGCGATTATTTTTGCATTAAGCCATTGGTTCATGTTGATATCCTTGCTTATTGTGTGACTAAAAATTGGATGATAAAAAAGTGAGCGGGAAGGCTCACTTCTTTATCAAAGTGCGGTTAAAAAACGATTATTTTTGTTTTTTCGCCCAGTTTAAGAAACGAGTTTGGGTTTCTTTATCGGCTTGTTGGAACCAGTATTGTAACTGTTGTTCAGCAACGTTTTCACCTTGTACAACAACTTTGCCTTTCGCAGCTTTTCCTGACGCTGCAGGCATCATTCCAACTGCAGGAGCAGCTAAAGCAGAAACTGCTGCTGGCGCATTTGATGCATTATATTCAGCTAAATCGTTAACAATATTAGCCGCTGGGAATAAACCTTCTTGTTTTAAAGTATCGATTTTAGCATCAATCAAATTACCTGATTTCGTTTTAACAGTAATTTGTGGTTGAGCATTGAATTTCTCACCATCTTCTTTGGAGCGAATTTTTTCTGCAGATACCACAACATCATCAGCAGGACTTTGGAAAGTCACAATAATTGGGTTAGATTCAAAAAGCGCTTGGCTAGAGCCAGAGCCTACGATTTCGCCTAAACGAACAACAACTTGTTGGGTTTGGTTTGCTTCAGCGTTGAATGATTTTTTTTCTTTTAGAATGGATTTGCTAGCTTTTTGGCCGTTGATAGCAAGAAATTCAAGGTTTGATGAAGTGGTTACCATGCCAGCTAAGCTACTCGTACTGACAGCAAGCGCGACAACACCTAAAGCAAACTTACATAATTTCATAATTACTCCTTTTATTTTTTGAATGAAATTAGATGGTTGTAATGCTATGCTAAATTTTAAAAAATGGGAATAGGAAAGTGCGGTTAATTTTTAAAAAGTTTTTGTAATAAAGGAGCAAATCATGGCAAAACGATTTGTCGTATATGGTCGAGTACAAGGGGTAGGATTTCGTTATTTTACTTGGAAAGAAGCAGAGAGAATTGGTATTAAAGGCACCGTAAGAAATTGTGTTGATGGAAGCGTGGAAATCGTAGCCGAAGGTAATGACGATCAACTACAGGATTTTTATAATTGGTTAAAAGTCGGCCCAAGAACCGCAAGTGTTGAACGAGTTTTAGAGGATAATATTGAAAATAAACGCTATCCTGACTTTTCTATTATTCACCGTTAAAACTGGACCGCACTTTACAGCGTTAATTGATGCTCGTAGAATACGCCGCTTATTTATAAATAGGAAAAATTATGCGTAATCAAACAAAACTTCATCTTCAACAATTACAGCTTGCTATGCAAAAGCTTGATTTATGGCAAGTCACGCCTCCTGCACAAGACGCTTTTTTAAGCCAGGAGCCTTTTGCGATTGATACCATGTCGCCAGAAGAGTGGTTGCAATGGATTTTTATCCCAAGAATGTTCGCATTACTTGAAAGCGGGGCTGATTTGCCTTCACAAATTGCGGTATCCCCTTATTTAGAGGAAGCATTTAAAGAAGCAGAAGAAGATTTTTTAGTGGAATTATTAACACCATTACGTGAATTAGAAGCCTTATTACAAAATCAATAAATGTTAGAAATTTTATATCAAGATGAATATCTTGTCGCCGTCAATAAACCAGCAGGCATGTTGGTGCATCGTAGTTGGCTTGATACTCATGAAACGCAATTTGTGATGCAAACCTTGCGAGATCAAATCGGGCAGCATGTTTTTCCTATTCATCGATTAGATCGCCCAACATCAGGTGTATTGCTATTTGCCTTAAATAGTGAAATAGCAAATTTAATGTGTCAGCAATTTGAACAGAAAACGGTGCAAAAATCTTATTTAGCGATTGTGCGAGGTTATTTGCAAGGCGAAGGACGGATTGATTACCCCCTTAAAATCCAATTAGATAAGATCGCCGATAAATTTGCGCAAGAAGATAAAGCGCCTCAAGAGGCGGTGACGGATTATGAAGGCTTAAAAATTGTGGAAATGCCTTATGCGGTTGGGCGTTATCAAACCACGAGATATTCATTAGTGAAGCTAATTCCCCAAACGGGCAGAAAACATCAGTTACGACGTCACATGAAGCATATCTTTCATCCTATTTTAGGTGATACACAATATGGTGATTTACATCAAAATCGTGCTTTAACTGAATATTCTGGCTGTCAGCGTTTATTTTTACACGCAGATACACTTATTTTTGAGCATCCTATTCATTTTACCAAAATAGAAATTAAGGCTGGTTTAGATGAACAATGGAGGCACGTGATGGAATTATTTAATTGGTCAATTTAACGAGAAGAAATAATGTTAGATATTAATTTAACCCATGAACAACAACAAAAAGCAGTAGAACAAATTCAGGAATTAATGGCACAAGGAATTAGTAGCGGTGAAGCAATTCAAATTGTGGCAAAAGCATTACGTGAAATTCATCAAAAAGATGAGAAAGAGACTTCTGATAATAAATAAGTAAAAATTTTGTGATCAATGTATCATTTTTAAAGTTTCGTTGTTGCATAAAAAAATAAAATGTTTGAATATATTTCCAATTGAGGTGATAAGGCATGAGTCTTATTGTTTTTAAGTATTAAGGGCGAAGCCTATAGAGGTCTACTATGGAAATTGGTGTAGTAAAATGGTTTAACAACGCAAAAGGATTTGGGTTTATTTCTGCAGAAGGCGTGGATACAGACATTTTTGCACATTATTCAGCGATTGAAATGGATGGTTACCGTTCATTAAAAGCAGGTCAACGTGTGCAATTTGAAGTGATTCACGGCGACAAAGGATCTCACGCCACAAAAATTATTCCGATTGCGGAATAGGCGAAACGCTAAAACGTTTCAAAATCTTCTCTATTTAGCATAATCAAAAGCCAAGGTTTCGACCTTGGCTTTTTTTCATCTTATTTATTCAGCAAATTTTTCAAACCGGCTTTCATTGCTGTCATTTGGCTTTCATATAATGCTTTGCTTTCACGTTCATCAATCATATAAGTGATGGTTTCAGAAAGTGTCATTTTCATTTTTCGTGAATATTTAGATAAACGAAGCCAAACACCATATTCTAAATCAATAGATTTTTTCTTCGTTGATTGTTTTTCAGCATTAAAAAAGCGTTTACGTCTTGCACGAATAGCCTGGTCAAGTTTAATAGGTAAATCAAGAGAAAGGTGATTTTTAATCCATTCCTCTATTTTTTCAGGATAATTCTGACATTCTATTAATTCTTGAACTTTGCTTTCTTCTAAGCTTTTTTCTTCATAACGGGTAATTTTTTCCCCTTCGCGATGTTTGCGAATGAGATAAATCCATTTCCAGTTTGCTTCTTGGTTTTCTAATTTTTGATATTTCATCGTTTTATTATACTTTTTAGTGACGTGGTAACCTGATAAATATACGCGCTTTAAACAAAATTTTCCAGTAGATTTTTATAACGGATTTTCACTCAGTGTGAAGTGTGCGATAATACCGCCAATTTAATTAAAGCGAGATATGTCGTGACTTCAACATCTTCGGAACAAGCCTTAAATTGGCAAGCCTTACAACCAGAATTATCGATTACTGAACTTTCAGCTGAAAAGGCTGATTTTTGGTCATTACAAAAACATGCCACAAAAGCGATTTCTTTATTTTTAAAACAACCTCGTCGTTCTTTGTTGGTTTTGAAAGCAGATGATCAAGCAGAATATGCAGATTTATTAGCAGAACTTATTCGCCAAGAACAGCCAAAAGAGCGGTCAATTTTTGGGGTAAATTATGTCGTTGAGCAGGGAGATTCTTTTTCTTTCCCTCGTATTTATACCGAGCCTGCTCAATCACTAGCGGATAATTTTGCTGCACAAGGTGATGTGCTGAAGGCATTACATGCCGATCAATTTAGTCTTTTTGGTAGTGTGCGTGTTCACCCAAGTTCGCAAGATATTTTGCTTACCCCAGGTTTAGTGCATCAAGCCAATGGGGGCGTTTTGATTTTAAGCGCAGCAACGATGCTAAGCCAATTTGATTTATGGCAACGCTTAAAACATATTTTGCAAA encodes:
- a CDS encoding electron transport complex subunit E; protein product: MTDLTEKTTALDEQSAVENSEEITQTPSVWKEIFIQGVWKNNSTLVQLLGLCPLLAVSSTATNALGLGLATMLVLTCTNTVVSLFRKQIPHDIRIPIYVMIIATTVTVVQLLMNAYTYTLYQALGIFIPLIVTNCIVIGRAEAFASKNSVAHAAWDGFSMGLGMALSITVLGALREILGQGTLFEGIENLFGQGAKFLTLHIYQTDSSFLLFILPPGAFIGLGILLAIKNRIDMKK
- the rsxG gene encoding electron transport complex subunit RsxG translates to MGIFKVTSRFGLLLGFIALLCTAVSAGIYMLTKDKIDEAMAEHQKALLLQVIPQNYFNNSLLESVETPDQDKLKGIQKVYFAIKDHVPTAYAYETTAPDGYSGNIRLLVGMTPKGEVLGVRVIEHHETPGLGDKIELRISDWILSFTNQVIVPESLKDWAVKKDGGKFDQFSGATITPRAIVNQVKRSALVMLENEALLNEMAKKYAQ
- the rsxD gene encoding electron transport complex subunit RsxD, whose amino-acid sequence is MFKKMESSPHTHSGKLTARIMLWVIAAMLPALLTQIYYFGMGVLVQSALAISFALVLEFIVTKLRNKPNLVYISDFSVVLTALILAMAIPPYAPYWVILIGTLSAVILGKHVYGGLGQNPFNPAMVGYVVLLISFPLQMTSWMPPISLLNEPPTFADSLSLIFTGLTTDGFSLSQLVHSIDGITQATPLDSAKIFYNLHQGDESVFHDFVKLPILLQNGTDFAEGWWQVNLAFMLGGIVLILKKKIHWQIPASMLVTFVTLATITAMSGHHHLSMISQLFSGAMMFGAFFIATDPVTASITPRGKLVFGTLVGLLVYLIRYFGNYPDGVAFAILLSNIGVPLIDHYTRPRVAGHFAKGSK
- the rsxC gene encoding electron transport complex subunit RsxC — translated: MADVLTRFKSGKIWDFKGGIHPPEMKSQSNQSPIQQSELAHDFYVPIKQHAGSAGNVLVKEGDYVLKGQPLTQGDGLRTLPVHAPTSGTVKFIGEHVAPHPSGLTEDMIHIQADGLDKWREQFPLEEFFTQPVEQLIDRIYQAGVAGLGGAVFPTAAKIQSAEKKVKLLIINGAECEPYITCDDRLMRDYTDEMIEGIRILRYILRPEKVVIAVEDNKPEAIQAIQQSLHGANDIELRVIPTKYPSGAAKQLIYLLTGMEVPSGGRSYDIGVLMHNVGTAFAIKRAVINDEPLIERVVTLTGDKISEKGNYWVRLGTPVDHLLAQVGYQYDERFPVFAGGPMMGLQLSDLNAPVTKLINCLLAPDHFEYGEPEPEQSCIRCSACSDACPVNLMPQQLYWYARSEDHQKSEEYSLKDCIECGVCAYVCPSHIPLIQYFRQEKAKIWEIKEKAKKAEEAKIRFEAKQARMEREEQERKARSQRAAEARREELAKQKGEDPVKAALERLKIKQAGSAANKETKTIVSEKGEILPDNHELMEQRKARRLAKQQAQADTGTVTDATTSQTDEKEAKKAAVAAALARAKAKKAAAQGETVAINATESVVEKTDENPTVLDPKKAAIAAAIARAKAKKAAAQSEAVTTNETESTVEKTDENPTALDPKKAAIAAAIARAKAKKAAAQSEAVTTNETESTVEKTDENPTALDPKKAAVAAAIARAKAKKAAAQSEAVTTNETESAVEKTDENPTALDPKKAAIAAAIARAKAKKAAAEAAKETE
- the rsxB gene encoding electron transport complex subunit RsxB; this translates as MFILISVTVLALIFGAILGVASIKLKVKADPIVEKIDAILPQSQCGQCGYPGCKPYAEAIANGDVITKCVPGGRPTVVKIAEIMGVDVPAMDDVAEPEEMVAFINENMCIGCTKCIQACPVDAIIGTNKAMHTIIPDLCTGCELCVAPCPTDCISMIKVKKDIDNWDWKFDPKLVIPVVNTTEIEKKLVVGESESHG
- the rsxA gene encoding electron transport complex subunit RsxA — encoded protein: MTHYILLIISTALINNFVLVKFLGLCPFMGVSKKIETAIGMGLATTFVLTVASLCSYLIDNYILMPLNATFLRTLVFILVIAVVVQFTEMVINKTSPSLYRLLGIFLPLITTNCAVLGVALLNVNLAHNLTESVIYGFGASLGFGLVLVLFAALRERLVAADVPITFRGSSIALITAGLMSLAFMGFAGLVK
- the yccS gene encoding YccS family putative transporter; protein product: MNQWLNAKIIASIPIFIAVNIAAFGVWFFDISTQSMPLILGIIAGGLVDLDNRLTGRLKNIFYTLIAFSISTFIVQLNIGQPIQYVLLMTIITFLFTMVGAVGERYRTIAFGTLVVAIYTTLTYAPDNSASWFINPVMILLGTLLYSIVTIIVYLFFPNRPVQESVAKAFCALGNYLDAKSEFFDPDEIDEIEKKHLNFAMKNTNVVDAFNQARTALFYRIRGQHRHARTQRMIRYYFAAQDIHERANSTHFDYRQIAEQLKNTDLIFRIQRLLELQAQACHDITVCLRQNTPYHYNIRVEKALMGTIQSFELYSKEHAEQNNVLLALQTLIDNLKSINWQLRQLEQETSENDQTAQIHTEQITGLKNILSVIGSNFTFESPLFRHAIRLSIVVFLCCSIVEFFQFNLGYWILLTAVFVCQPNYSATKVRLRQRIVGTILGVIIGSLLPYLNPTLEMKLGLMVVTSTLFFFFRSNNYSFSTFFITLQVLISFDVMGFDTQAALFPRLIDTVLGSVIAWFAVSYLWPDWKYLQLDKVSRQAIQSDAQYLLHIISQLQFGKSDDLKYRIARRNAHQYAAALSTTLSNMNNEPKKYQAYLQEGFDLLKMNYSLLSYISALGAYRYKMTQLQQTTEFLADFYPVAKKVLYTLENIEKLRPEIFAKLQGNIEQSLKEIQLDDNQTKADMAFALPYQQLNLISQLLPQLYRYFQHSQKEPTSK
- a CDS encoding curli polymerization inhibitor CsgI-related protein: MKLCKFALGVVALAVSTSSLAGMVTTSSNLEFLAINGQKASKSILKEKKSFNAEANQTQQVVVRLGEIVGSGSSQALFESNPIIVTFQSPADDVVVSAEKIRSKEDGEKFNAQPQITVKTKSGNLIDAKIDTLKQEGLFPAANIVNDLAEYNASNAPAAVSALAAPAVGMMPAASGKAAKGKVVVQGENVAEQQLQYWFQQADKETQTRFLNWAKKQK
- a CDS encoding acylphosphatase, whose amino-acid sequence is MAKRFVVYGRVQGVGFRYFTWKEAERIGIKGTVRNCVDGSVEIVAEGNDDQLQDFYNWLKVGPRTASVERVLEDNIENKRYPDFSIIHR
- a CDS encoding YqcC family protein; amino-acid sequence: MRNQTKLHLQQLQLAMQKLDLWQVTPPAQDAFLSQEPFAIDTMSPEEWLQWIFIPRMFALLESGADLPSQIAVSPYLEEAFKEAEEDFLVELLTPLRELEALLQNQ